A DNA window from Desertifilum tharense IPPAS B-1220 contains the following coding sequences:
- a CDS encoding DEAD/DEAH box helicase — protein MANYFLAYHELVLSRLVGGVTKLYPHQREALLAIYHKAVNGEMTTIPRQAALILAGVGTGKTLIQALTPFVLAPYMTGEKALFLSDNCTLRSRFLRDFPTDSRGYPRYHQWLLYSLEVLPPGVPPPCIVELDASNFNSYAYALQQADMLVGNRQFVLNLVNRGDIEPETIGALIVDEAHFSAAASYRTIVNYCQDALLTYFTGSKFRSDSQPLPQVEYTEVVELDEWGNPTLQYAPIADYEFTLQQAWKLNPPPIKKLTLSEATSAAFLIEENGVEVTYTPEQFFIKAQSDRAWFRQILFGDRFTLPVLQMAVDILLAKRQKTGQPHAMIVRALNIAHVHRVAKLLQEHFPILQAKVGLIHSETESYDLAGRPSEVIQKFYNGELWVLVHCGMVGVGFDHAWASVSCCLCVLKSLSPAEQEWGRIIRRVPGELPGYFPKFDHPNWGVVVTHESLEIRPLFEQFIQGVESDTIRERDKNSKLTPVLTTEYEAGETVIHLSDTASLKPGDVLQMTVPVNPVSSASPPFNLAQELGVSQVAETGERYQTHSTQPPPKIDPPASAWETEVQAIQTHLAQLRSFRQLNIQVEAILDPNRIQITPTWLDIPMGIKVSRSRSPKPLPDAHFLDHINLDWQIMVGEQLLSYTEYRKRSLLQSKGLELSPEGEILANGVPLTQTMPSPVYEVFLKGLEAELATLNLDLPHSETVARPDVAKLEIQARYGSQVKSLIHDLFRQRRYIPDGVEGTSLIERPVKLLSQEIERVRAKGQEIKFKNNQQLLHSAVFAHIKEKTGKTWSEHSEEEYKEACQIARIYLMRLLEQLQWRKY, from the coding sequence ATGGCTAACTACTTCCTCGCCTATCACGAATTAGTCTTATCTCGCCTGGTGGGTGGGGTGACGAAACTTTATCCGCATCAGCGAGAGGCTTTACTGGCAATCTATCATAAGGCGGTGAATGGGGAAATGACGACTATCCCCCGCCAAGCAGCTTTAATTTTAGCGGGGGTGGGAACTGGGAAAACCTTAATTCAAGCTTTAACCCCGTTTGTGCTTGCGCCATATATGACGGGGGAGAAGGCGCTGTTTCTCTCTGATAACTGTACCTTGCGATCGCGCTTTCTGCGAGACTTCCCTACCGACTCTCGCGGCTATCCCCGCTACCACCAGTGGTTGCTATATTCCTTGGAGGTATTACCCCCAGGCGTTCCCCCACCGTGCATTGTGGAGTTGGATGCCAGCAATTTTAATAGTTATGCCTATGCTCTGCAACAGGCTGATATGCTGGTGGGGAATCGTCAGTTTGTCTTGAATTTAGTGAACCGTGGCGATATTGAACCGGAGACGATAGGCGCATTAATAGTAGATGAGGCGCATTTTTCTGCCGCAGCCAGCTATCGAACTATTGTCAATTATTGCCAAGATGCCTTACTGACTTACTTTACCGGATCGAAATTTCGTTCCGACAGCCAGCCATTACCCCAGGTTGAATATACCGAAGTTGTAGAACTCGATGAATGGGGAAATCCTACCCTTCAGTATGCCCCCATTGCCGATTATGAGTTTACCTTACAGCAGGCTTGGAAACTCAACCCGCCGCCGATTAAAAAGCTAACCCTTTCTGAAGCGACATCGGCAGCTTTTTTAATTGAAGAGAACGGGGTAGAGGTGACTTATACACCCGAACAATTCTTTATTAAAGCACAGAGCGATCGCGCCTGGTTCAGACAAATCCTATTTGGCGATCGCTTTACCTTACCCGTGCTACAAATGGCAGTAGATATCCTACTCGCCAAGCGTCAAAAAACAGGTCAACCTCATGCGATGATTGTTCGAGCTTTAAATATTGCTCACGTTCATCGCGTCGCCAAGTTACTGCAAGAGCATTTCCCCATCTTACAAGCCAAAGTTGGTCTAATTCACTCCGAAACCGAAAGTTATGACCTAGCGGGAAGACCTAGCGAGGTTATCCAAAAATTCTATAATGGCGAACTATGGGTTCTCGTCCATTGTGGCATGGTGGGCGTCGGTTTCGATCATGCTTGGGCCAGCGTCTCCTGTTGTTTGTGCGTTCTTAAAAGTCTATCGCCAGCCGAACAGGAATGGGGGCGTATTATTCGCCGAGTTCCCGGAGAGTTACCCGGATATTTTCCAAAATTCGACCATCCCAACTGGGGAGTCGTCGTCACCCATGAAAGTTTAGAAATTCGTCCTCTATTCGAGCAATTTATCCAAGGGGTGGAAAGCGATACAATCCGAGAACGGGATAAAAATTCTAAACTCACCCCTGTTTTAACTACAGAATATGAAGCAGGCGAAACTGTTATCCATTTATCGGATACCGCGAGTTTAAAACCGGGCGATGTGTTGCAAATGACGGTTCCAGTTAACCCAGTTTCTTCGGCTTCTCCTCCGTTTAACTTGGCGCAAGAATTGGGAGTCAGTCAAGTTGCAGAAACCGGAGAACGGTATCAAACTCACTCTACTCAACCTCCCCCAAAAATCGATCCGCCTGCTTCAGCTTGGGAAACCGAAGTTCAGGCTATCCAAACTCATCTAGCGCAACTTCGCAGCTTTCGCCAGTTAAATATTCAAGTAGAAGCTATTTTAGACCCCAATCGCATTCAAATCACCCCCACTTGGCTAGATATTCCAATGGGGATAAAAGTATCTCGTTCTCGTTCTCCTAAACCTCTACCCGATGCCCATTTTTTAGATCATATCAATTTAGATTGGCAAATTATGGTTGGCGAACAGTTACTTTCTTATACGGAATACCGGAAGCGATCGCTCTTACAAAGCAAAGGCTTAGAATTGTCTCCAGAAGGAGAAATCCTAGCGAATGGCGTTCCCCTAACTCAGACGATGCCATCACCCGTCTACGAAGTCTTTCTCAAGGGGCTAGAAGCAGAATTAGCAACCCTTAATCTTGATTTACCTCATTCGGAAACTGTGGCGCGTCCAGACGTGGCTAAACTGGAAATTCAGGCGCGTTATGGCAGCCAAGTCAAAAGTCTGATTCACGATTTGTTTCGCCAACGCCGCTATATTCCAGATGGGGTTGAAGGCACTTCTTTAATTGAACGTCCTGTTAAACTTCTGTCCCAAGAAATAGAACGCGTTCGAGCAAAAGGACAGGAAATTAAGTTTAAGAATAATCAACAACTCTTGCATTCTGCGGTGTTTGCTCATATTAAGGAAAAAACGGGTAAAACCTGGAGCGAACATAGCGAAGAAGAGTATAAGGAAGCCTGTCAAATTGCTAGAATTTATTTAATGCGCTTGCTAGAGCAGTTGCAGTGGCGGAAGTATTAA
- a CDS encoding HNH endonuclease, with amino-acid sequence MGRCFTASQRLLLLRKAGYRCQHCGVPLTPDNFAADHRIPYSKGGATEVWNGQALCRGCNLLKSDAFEEE; translated from the coding sequence ATGGGAAGGTGCTTTACTGCGAGTCAAAGGTTGCTGTTGTTGCGAAAGGCGGGATATCGCTGTCAGCATTGCGGGGTACCGCTAACCCCCGATAACTTTGCAGCAGATCATCGCATTCCCTATTCTAAAGGTGGCGCAACAGAAGTTTGGAACGGTCAGGCGTTGTGTAGGGGGTGCAACTTACTCAAGTCTGACGCATTCGAGGAAGAGTGA
- a CDS encoding ABC transporter substrate-binding protein, whose amino-acid sequence MNYPKLLSKRWQRLSQFFGLFSLCFLLVVSCASQTTTQNSTLGGASNPRVNIGTTLKVRTLDPADSYEIASGNLLYNLGDRLYTYRSGTTELTPQLATALPTISDDKLTYTIPLRQGVLFHDGTSFNAEAMAFSLNRFMENEGTPAFLLKDIVESVNATGEYELTIKLQQPFAAFPELLTFPGTAAISPQAYQIGTGQFKPDTFVGTGPYKLAQFGTDVIRLDVFEDYWGEKPQNQGVDIQLFTSSSNLFNAFRTRAIDVASGTLDSEQIKSLEKETQRQGWQEITADGNSVNYMVLNVNSEPLNRVEVRQALAAIVDRNILNQRVLQDLAEPLYSLIPDTFPSHKPVFEQYGDGNAEKAKQLLTQAGFSQANPAVVEIWYSSNSTKRSLVASTLKAIADQKMDGILQLELKSVESTTAFQNLDKGIYPTFLLDWYADYFDPDNYIQPFLDCNEGSATEGCKVGASQNHGSFYYNTEVVNLIRQQRQETDRDRRYAILGQIQDILARDVPFIPMWLDRDYAFAQKGINGVRLEPTQKLLFSSISK is encoded by the coding sequence ATGAACTACCCCAAGCTTCTCTCAAAACGGTGGCAACGCCTTAGCCAATTTTTCGGTTTATTTTCCCTGTGTTTCTTGCTAGTGGTTAGTTGTGCTAGCCAAACCACCACCCAAAACTCCACCTTGGGAGGTGCAAGTAACCCCCGCGTTAATATTGGCACGACCTTAAAAGTCCGCACCCTCGACCCGGCGGACTCCTACGAGATTGCTTCGGGTAACTTGCTCTATAATTTAGGCGATCGCCTTTACACCTATCGTTCGGGTACAACAGAACTTACCCCGCAACTCGCCACAGCACTCCCAACTATCAGCGACGATAAATTAACCTACACCATCCCCCTCCGCCAAGGCGTTCTCTTCCACGATGGCACCTCTTTTAACGCCGAAGCGATGGCTTTTTCCCTCAACCGCTTTATGGAAAATGAGGGGACTCCTGCCTTTTTGCTGAAAGATATTGTCGAGTCTGTCAACGCAACGGGGGAATACGAGTTAACCATTAAACTGCAACAACCCTTCGCCGCCTTTCCCGAACTTCTCACCTTTCCGGGAACTGCTGCCATTTCACCCCAAGCTTACCAAATCGGTACCGGACAGTTTAAACCCGATACGTTTGTAGGAACTGGCCCCTATAAACTGGCCCAATTTGGTACCGATGTCATTCGCCTCGATGTCTTTGAAGATTACTGGGGAGAAAAACCCCAAAACCAAGGCGTAGACATTCAACTGTTTACCTCCTCGTCCAATCTCTTTAACGCCTTTCGCACTAGAGCCATCGATGTCGCCTCTGGTACGCTAGACTCCGAGCAGATTAAAAGCTTAGAAAAAGAAACCCAAAGACAAGGCTGGCAAGAAATTACCGCCGATGGGAATAGCGTCAACTACATGGTGCTGAACGTCAACTCCGAACCCCTCAACCGAGTTGAAGTGCGTCAAGCCTTAGCTGCCATTGTAGACCGCAATATCCTGAACCAACGGGTTTTACAAGATTTAGCCGAACCCCTGTATAGCCTCATTCCCGATACCTTCCCCTCTCATAAACCCGTGTTTGAACAATACGGCGACGGGAACGCCGAGAAAGCCAAGCAACTGCTGACACAAGCGGGTTTTTCTCAAGCTAACCCCGCCGTTGTAGAAATTTGGTATTCCTCCAACTCCACCAAACGCAGTTTAGTCGCCAGTACCCTGAAAGCGATCGCCGATCAAAAAATGGACGGTATCCTACAACTAGAACTCAAAAGTGTAGAATCCACCACCGCCTTCCAAAACCTCGACAAAGGTATCTATCCCACCTTTCTCCTCGACTGGTACGCCGACTACTTCGACCCCGACAACTACATCCAACCCTTCCTCGACTGTAACGAAGGTTCCGCCACCGAAGGCTGCAAAGTTGGGGCCAGCCAAAACCACGGCTCTTTCTACTACAATACCGAAGTGGTTAACCTCATTCGCCAACAGCGCCAAGAAACCGACCGCGACAGGCGCTACGCAATCTTAGGTCAAATTCAAGATATCCTTGCCAGAGATGTCCCCTTTATTCCCATGTGGCTAGACAGAGATTACGCCTTCGCCCAAAAAGGCATCAACGGCGTCCGTCTCGAACCCACTCAGAAGTTGCTGTTCTCTAGCATCTCTAAGTAA
- a CDS encoding SOS response-associated peptidase produces the protein MCGRFSLTVSPEAIAQQFKLSQVPDSQPRYNIAPSQNIATLVKRKEAPEKQFQWMRWGLVPSWAKDIKIGYKLINARVETVTEKPSFRSAIKQRRCLILADGFYEWQKQGKQKQPYYFQLESGEVFAFAGLWETWNSPEDERVISCTILTTAADAVVSPIHERMPIIVPSQHYQAWLDPEVTTPQDILPLLSDRDRLQAKPASTMVNNPKYDSPALAVSAE, from the coding sequence ATGTGCGGACGATTTAGTTTAACGGTTTCTCCAGAAGCCATTGCTCAACAGTTTAAATTATCCCAAGTCCCCGATAGCCAGCCGCGCTATAATATTGCGCCTTCTCAAAATATTGCAACTTTGGTGAAGCGCAAAGAAGCCCCGGAAAAGCAATTTCAATGGATGCGTTGGGGATTGGTTCCTTCTTGGGCAAAAGATATCAAAATTGGCTATAAGTTAATTAATGCTAGGGTGGAAACGGTGACAGAGAAACCCAGTTTTCGGAGTGCCATTAAACAACGGCGCTGCTTAATTCTGGCTGATGGTTTCTACGAATGGCAGAAACAAGGCAAGCAGAAACAACCCTATTATTTTCAATTAGAATCAGGGGAGGTGTTTGCGTTTGCTGGTTTATGGGAAACCTGGAATTCTCCGGAAGACGAACGGGTAATTTCTTGTACGATTTTAACCACAGCAGCCGATGCGGTTGTGAGTCCCATTCATGAGAGAATGCCGATTATTGTGCCTTCTCAGCATTATCAGGCGTGGCTCGATCCAGAGGTAACAACGCCTCAAGATATTTTACCTTTATTGAGCGATCGCGATCGCTTGCAAGCCAAACCCGCAAGTACAATGGTGAACAATCCCAAATATGATTCCCCAGCTTTAGCGGTTAGTGCTGAGTAA
- a CDS encoding glycosyltransferase codes for MKKASILYIIRGYPQISQTYVKTELEAVYEDYEVTIVSRKPSDVPYQNHYPYHHLTEPEAVRDLIAQVKPDVIHTHYLNQLEFVAPLATSLGIPFTVRSHSYDTLALRPKNWRGQIRQLLERNTPQFQKVANIKNNLHWANHDLCLGVLTFPFARPYLEQAGIRSDKLIDCYPVINYSLFYDRSPNGQAIMNTGAAIPKKKMEDYIELASWLPEQQFNLYALGYQVDRLHEINAHKGNPVNIILPVEPSEMLAEYKKHQWLVYTAAFDLATVGWPMAIAEAQAAGVGVCMPRIRPDLDEYMGGAGYLYNSIEEVRDIISKPVPEEIREAGFRQAKKSDIQQHKYLLTDLWDKAVALKTDLPKTA; via the coding sequence TTACGATTGTTTCTCGCAAACCCTCAGATGTTCCTTACCAAAACCACTACCCCTATCACCATTTAACAGAACCCGAAGCCGTTCGGGATTTAATCGCACAGGTTAAGCCCGATGTCATTCATACGCATTACCTCAATCAGCTAGAATTTGTAGCGCCGCTAGCGACTTCTTTAGGCATTCCCTTCACCGTGCGATCGCACTCCTACGATACTCTCGCTTTGCGCCCGAAAAATTGGCGGGGTCAAATTCGACAGTTGCTAGAACGGAATACGCCCCAATTTCAAAAGGTTGCTAATATTAAAAACAACCTCCACTGGGCAAACCACGATCTCTGTTTGGGCGTTCTCACGTTTCCGTTTGCCCGTCCTTATCTAGAACAGGCGGGAATTCGTTCTGATAAACTGATTGACTGCTACCCCGTTATTAACTATTCCCTATTTTACGATCGCTCTCCCAACGGTCAGGCGATTATGAATACGGGTGCAGCAATTCCTAAGAAGAAGATGGAAGACTATATTGAACTGGCTTCCTGGCTGCCCGAACAGCAGTTTAACCTCTACGCCCTGGGGTATCAAGTGGATCGACTCCATGAGATTAATGCCCACAAAGGCAACCCAGTCAACATCATTTTACCCGTAGAACCGAGCGAAATGCTGGCAGAATATAAGAAGCATCAATGGCTGGTGTATACGGCAGCATTTGATTTAGCGACGGTGGGATGGCCAATGGCGATCGCAGAAGCCCAAGCCGCAGGCGTTGGCGTTTGTATGCCGCGCATTCGCCCGGATCTCGATGAGTATATGGGTGGCGCGGGGTATCTGTATAACAGTATTGAAGAGGTTCGCGATATTATCTCTAAACCCGTTCCCGAAGAGATCCGAGAAGCCGGGTTCCGTCAGGCGAAGAAGTCTGATATTCAGCAACACAAATATTTACTCACCGATCTTTGGGATAAAGCCGTCGCCTTAAAGACAGATTTGCCCAAAACGGCCTAA
- a CDS encoding SDR family oxidoreductase, with protein MNIAIIGCGYVGSAMARFWQTQGFNLTATTTTPDKLESLASMAQTVKLVRGDDAESLKATLQGQEVVLLSVGAKNANSYAETYLQTAQTLADVLPQVPTVRQVIYTGSYAVYGDRQGAEVTETTPVAPVNSNGEILVQTEQTLLNAATDTLNICILRLGGIYGPGRELVKIWGRVAGTTRPGDGSDITNWVHLDDIVGAIEFARANPLNGIYNLVDDAHLPQAELLSQVYQTHNLPPVQWDASQKSSRPYNAKVSNQKIKEAGYQLLHPQMQF; from the coding sequence ATGAATATTGCGATTATCGGTTGCGGTTATGTGGGTTCGGCGATGGCGCGTTTCTGGCAAACCCAAGGATTTAATCTGACTGCAACGACGACAACCCCCGATAAGTTAGAGTCGTTAGCCAGTATGGCTCAAACGGTAAAATTAGTTCGGGGTGATGATGCAGAATCGTTGAAAGCGACCTTACAGGGTCAGGAAGTGGTGTTACTCTCTGTGGGGGCAAAAAACGCCAACAGTTATGCTGAAACCTACTTGCAGACGGCGCAAACCCTCGCTGATGTGCTGCCGCAAGTGCCGACAGTCCGCCAAGTTATTTATACCGGAAGTTATGCCGTTTATGGCGATCGCCAAGGCGCAGAAGTCACCGAAACCACCCCCGTTGCGCCAGTCAACTCCAATGGCGAAATACTGGTTCAAACCGAACAGACTTTACTCAACGCTGCGACCGATACTTTAAATATCTGTATTCTCAGACTCGGTGGAATTTATGGCCCCGGACGAGAACTGGTTAAAATTTGGGGTAGAGTGGCAGGCACGACTAGACCGGGTGATGGTTCTGATATTACCAACTGGGTGCATTTAGACGATATCGTCGGCGCAATTGAATTCGCTAGAGCTAACCCCCTCAATGGGATATACAATCTAGTCGATGACGCGCATCTCCCCCAAGCCGAACTGCTTTCGCAAGTCTACCAAACCCACAACCTCCCCCCCGTCCAATGGGATGCGTCCCAAAAAAGTTCTCGTCCCTACAACGCCAAAGTCTCCAACCAGAAAATTAAGGAGGCTGGATATCAACTCCTGCATCCCCAAATGCAGTTTTGA